A single region of the Anaerostipes rhamnosivorans genome encodes:
- a CDS encoding AEC family transporter, which yields MNDFIFSLNSTVPVFFMIFLGWLLKEKGWFNENFVNTANKFVFNAALPALLFRDISSAPLKQAFNLKYFLFCMIVTTLMFLGIWILAELLIKDKTMIGAFVQASFRGSAAILGIAFIENIYGHSTMGPLMIVASVPLYNIFSVIVLTVRGPGSGSGSFRSAFKNIIRNPIILGILAGLPFSYLAVDFPPVIDKCLNELAVTATPVALLCVGAGFEGAKALRKLGPTMTAAAIKLFILPLIFLPPAVYFGFRGEGLIAILIMLGSPTTVSCYVMAKAMDNDHALTSSIVVAATVLSSVSLTLWVYLLRMFSFI from the coding sequence ATGAACGATTTTATTTTCAGCTTAAATTCTACTGTCCCCGTCTTTTTTATGATCTTCCTCGGATGGCTCCTGAAAGAGAAGGGATGGTTTAACGAAAACTTTGTAAACACAGCCAACAAGTTTGTATTCAATGCAGCGCTTCCCGCACTTTTGTTCCGCGATATTTCCAGCGCTCCTTTAAAACAGGCATTCAACTTAAAATACTTTCTGTTCTGCATGATCGTAACCACTCTGATGTTTTTAGGTATCTGGATCCTTGCAGAATTGTTGATAAAGGACAAGACTATGATCGGGGCCTTTGTACAGGCCTCTTTCCGAGGCAGCGCAGCGATCCTTGGTATCGCATTTATTGAAAATATTTATGGACACTCCACGATGGGACCGCTGATGATCGTAGCCAGCGTCCCTCTGTATAATATTTTCTCTGTCATTGTGCTGACCGTGCGTGGACCCGGCTCCGGCTCCGGCAGTTTTAGGTCCGCTTTTAAAAATATCATTCGAAATCCGATCATCTTGGGGATCCTGGCCGGTCTTCCGTTTTCTTACCTGGCTGTGGATTTCCCTCCCGTGATCGACAAATGCCTCAATGAACTGGCCGTGACGGCTACGCCTGTGGCATTGCTCTGCGTGGGGGCCGGTTTTGAGGGAGCCAAGGCCTTAAGGAAGCTTGGTCCTACCATGACCGCTGCTGCCATTAAGCTTTTTATCCTGCCACTTATCTTCCTTCCCCCGGCCGTCTATTTTGGATTCCGTGGAGAAGGACTGATCGCTATCCTGATTATGCTGGGCTCTCCGACCACGGTGAGCTGCTATGTCATGGCCAAAGCAATGGACAACGACCATGCCCTGACTTCCAGCATTGTGGTAGCCGCAACCGTATTATCGTCCGTCAGTCTCACATTATGGGTTTATTTGTTGCGGATGTTTTCCTTTATCTGA
- the panC gene encoding pantoate--beta-alanine ligase → MKIVKTINEVRKQVKEWKSLGQSVGMVPTMGYLHEGHKSLMDCARKENDKVVVSIFVNPMQFGPTEDLAEYPRDLEHDAEICESAGVDLIFHPEPEEMYADDFCSFVDMDTLTEGLCGRTRPVHFRGVCTVVTKLFNIVTPDRAYFGQKDGQQLAVIRRMVRDLNMDIQIVGCPIVREEDGLAKSSRNTYLSPEERKAALILNQAVRLGAEMAETEKDAAKVVLAMKEKIQSEPLARIDYVEAVDALSMQPVERLTGGCMLAMAVYIGKTRLIDNVLV, encoded by the coding sequence ATGAAGATTGTCAAGACTATAAATGAAGTGAGGAAGCAAGTAAAAGAGTGGAAAAGCCTGGGACAGAGCGTAGGGATGGTGCCGACCATGGGGTATCTCCATGAAGGGCATAAGAGCCTGATGGACTGTGCCAGGAAAGAAAACGACAAAGTGGTTGTGAGTATTTTTGTGAACCCGATGCAGTTTGGCCCCACAGAGGATCTGGCTGAATATCCGAGAGACCTTGAACACGACGCAGAGATCTGCGAGAGCGCCGGGGTTGATCTGATCTTTCATCCGGAACCGGAAGAGATGTATGCAGATGATTTCTGCTCCTTTGTTGACATGGACACTCTGACTGAAGGGCTCTGCGGAAGGACCAGACCGGTTCATTTCCGGGGTGTTTGTACCGTGGTCACAAAGTTGTTTAATATCGTAACTCCGGACAGAGCATATTTCGGACAAAAGGACGGACAGCAGCTGGCTGTCATAAGACGGATGGTGCGGGACCTGAATATGGATATCCAGATCGTGGGATGCCCTATCGTCAGGGAAGAGGACGGTCTTGCAAAGAGTTCCAGAAATACATATCTCTCACCGGAGGAGAGAAAGGCCGCATTGATCTTAAATCAGGCAGTCCGCCTGGGGGCAGAGATGGCAGAGACGGAGAAGGACGCTGCGAAAGTGGTCCTTGCTATGAAGGAAAAGATACAGTCAGAGCCTTTGGCAAGGATTGATTATGTGGAGGCTGTGGACGCTTTGTCCATGCAGCCGGTGGAGAGGCTCACTGGTGGATGTATGCTCGCTATGGCAGTCTATATAGGAAAAACCAGATTGATCGACAACGTGTTAGTGTAA
- the pflB gene encoding formate C-acetyltransferase yields the protein MLNQWNGFKEGKWTKETNVRDFIQKNYTLYEGDDTFLAGVTDRTQKVWNKCEELLSEETKKGGVLDVETDIISGITNFAPGYIDKENEVIVGLQTDAPLKRIVNLYGGKRMAHSSLEQYGYKLNPEIDRHFNEYRKTHNEGVFDAYPQRTRLARTAGLLTGLPDAYGRGRVIGDYRRVALYGIDYLVEEKKRDLDALDGPMSEERIRAREEVSEQIRALGDIKEMAASYGVDISKPASNAKEAVQALYMAYLAGVKENNGAATSLGRTSTFLDIYIQRDLESGVLTEKEAQELIDQFIIKLRLVRHLRTPEYDELFGGDPTWITESIGGIGINSKPLVTKTSFRYLHTLYNLGTAPEPNLTVLWSEKLPANFKKFCSKVSIDTDSIQYENDDVMRPIYGDDYAIACCVSAMKVGKQTQLFGARCNLAKSLLYAINGGIDEKKGIEVIPGIEPITDDVLDYDKVWTNYKKVLAYVAELYVDTVNIIHYMHDKYAYEASQFALHDTNLERIAAYGVAGLSIAADSLSAIKYATVKPVRNENGVAVDFETEGEFPKYGNDDDRADDLAVNTVTLFSEELKKHPIYRNAIHTLSALTITSNVMYGKKTGSTPDGRKLGEPLAPGANPMHGRDNSGALASLNSVAKIPYRDVCQDGVSNTFSIVPEALGKDQDQREENLANILDGYFVQGAHHLNVNVFNRETLIDAMENPDKYPTLTIRVSGYAVNFNKLSREQQEEVVRRTFHEGM from the coding sequence ATGTTAAACCAATGGAACGGCTTTAAAGAAGGAAAATGGACTAAGGAAACGAACGTAAGGGATTTTATCCAGAAAAACTATACATTGTACGAAGGTGATGACACCTTCCTGGCAGGTGTTACCGATAGAACTCAAAAAGTGTGGAACAAATGCGAAGAACTGCTCTCAGAGGAGACAAAAAAAGGCGGCGTTTTAGATGTGGAAACTGACATTATTTCCGGCATTACAAACTTTGCCCCTGGATACATCGACAAAGAAAATGAAGTCATTGTCGGTCTCCAGACAGATGCGCCCCTGAAACGTATCGTCAACTTATACGGCGGAAAAAGGATGGCCCATTCTTCCCTGGAACAGTATGGATATAAGCTGAATCCAGAAATTGACCGCCACTTCAATGAATACCGCAAAACACATAATGAAGGTGTGTTTGATGCATATCCGCAGCGCACAAGACTTGCAAGGACTGCAGGACTTTTAACTGGTCTTCCGGATGCATACGGACGCGGACGTGTCATCGGCGACTACCGCCGTGTCGCTCTTTACGGAATTGATTATCTTGTGGAAGAAAAGAAACGTGACCTGGATGCCCTGGACGGACCGATGAGTGAAGAACGTATCCGCGCAAGAGAAGAAGTATCCGAACAGATCCGCGCTTTAGGGGATATCAAAGAAATGGCTGCGTCCTACGGAGTTGACATCTCCAAGCCTGCATCTAACGCGAAAGAAGCAGTACAGGCCTTGTACATGGCTTATCTCGCCGGTGTAAAGGAAAACAACGGAGCTGCCACATCCCTCGGACGTACCTCTACCTTCCTTGATATTTACATCCAGCGTGACCTTGAAAGCGGAGTTCTGACCGAAAAAGAAGCACAGGAACTGATTGACCAGTTTATTATCAAGCTGCGTCTTGTGAGACATTTAAGAACGCCGGAATATGATGAGCTGTTCGGCGGTGATCCTACCTGGATCACAGAGTCTATCGGCGGCATCGGCATTAACAGCAAACCATTGGTAACTAAGACTTCTTTCCGTTACCTCCACACTCTGTACAACCTGGGAACCGCACCGGAGCCAAACCTGACCGTACTCTGGTCTGAGAAGCTTCCAGCAAACTTCAAGAAGTTCTGCTCCAAGGTTTCCATTGATACAGATTCCATTCAGTACGAAAACGACGACGTTATGCGCCCGATCTACGGAGACGATTACGCTATCGCCTGCTGTGTATCTGCAATGAAGGTCGGAAAACAGACCCAGCTGTTTGGTGCTCGCTGCAACCTTGCCAAATCTCTGTTATACGCTATCAACGGCGGTATCGACGAGAAGAAAGGCATTGAAGTTATCCCTGGAATTGAACCGATCACTGATGACGTACTGGATTATGACAAGGTTTGGACAAACTATAAAAAGGTTCTGGCCTATGTGGCAGAATTGTATGTAGATACTGTCAACATCATTCATTACATGCACGATAAATACGCTTACGAGGCAAGCCAGTTTGCACTGCACGATACAAACCTGGAACGTATCGCTGCATACGGCGTTGCGGGGCTTTCCATCGCAGCGGATTCTTTATCAGCGATCAAATATGCTACTGTGAAGCCAGTACGAAATGAAAACGGCGTGGCTGTGGACTTTGAGACCGAAGGAGAATTCCCAAAATACGGAAACGATGATGACCGGGCAGATGATCTGGCTGTAAATACTGTGACTTTATTCTCTGAGGAATTAAAGAAACACCCAATCTATAGAAATGCGATCCATACATTGTCCGCACTTACCATCACATCCAATGTTATGTACGGTAAGAAGACAGGGTCTACACCAGACGGAAGAAAATTAGGGGAGCCTCTCGCTCCTGGGGCAAACCCAATGCACGGACGCGACAACAGCGGTGCCCTGGCTTCCTTAAACTCTGTTGCCAAGATCCCTTATCGCGACGTGTGCCAGGACGGTGTATCCAACACCTTCTCCATCGTACCGGAAGCTTTGGGAAAAGATCAGGACCAGAGAGAAGAAAACCTTGCAAACATCCTGGACGGATACTTTGTACAGGGAGCCCATCACCTGAATGTCAATGTATTTAACCGTGAGACATTGATCGATGCCATGGAGAACCCGGACAAATACCCGACACTGACCATCCGTGTTTCTGGATATGCGGTTAACTTTAACAAGCTTTCCAGAGAGCAGCAGGAAGAGGTCGTAAGAAGAACTTTCCACGAAGGAATGTAA
- the bioD gene encoding dethiobiotin synthase: MKNGIFVTATGTDIGKTYISALLVKTLRRQGIDAGYFKPALSGAVWSEDRLVPGDADYVCRKSGLSGPPDQYVAYVYEPSVSPHLAAKMSGRPIEKDVVSQSFLEIQKRFDYVVAEGCGGIVCPLRADDDEMMMLTDVATLTGFQLLIVAPSGLGAIQAAVTTAEYAAMKGFEICGIVMNHFKRGDLIHEDNRYQIERLTGIKVTGVADDAEEIDVSCFL; encoded by the coding sequence ATGAAAAACGGTATTTTTGTGACGGCGACTGGCACAGATATAGGAAAGACATATATTTCTGCCTTGCTCGTAAAAACTCTGCGCAGGCAGGGGATCGACGCTGGGTACTTCAAACCGGCCTTAAGCGGAGCTGTCTGGTCAGAAGACAGGCTGGTGCCGGGGGACGCGGATTATGTGTGCAGGAAATCGGGGCTTTCTGGTCCGCCGGACCAGTATGTGGCATACGTCTATGAACCATCGGTCTCCCCACATCTGGCGGCTAAAATGAGCGGAAGGCCGATTGAGAAAGATGTGGTCTCACAGAGTTTTTTGGAGATTCAGAAGAGGTTTGACTATGTGGTGGCTGAAGGCTGTGGCGGAATTGTCTGTCCGCTGAGGGCAGATGATGATGAGATGATGATGCTCACCGATGTGGCAACTCTGACAGGGTTTCAGCTGTTGATCGTGGCGCCTTCCGGACTGGGTGCCATCCAGGCAGCCGTGACCACGGCAGAATATGCGGCGATGAAAGGTTTTGAGATCTGCGGAATCGTGATGAATCATTTTAAAAGAGGAGATCTGATCCATGAGGACAACCGGTATCAGATTGAGCGTTTGACAGGTATAAAAGTGACCGGTGTGGCTGATGACGCAGAGGAAATAGATGTCAGCTGCTTTTTGTGA
- the panD gene encoding aspartate 1-decarboxylase, with amino-acid sequence MKLTMLKGKIHRATVRQAELDYVGSITVDPELLDAAGILEYEKVAIVDINNGSRFETYTIAGEPGSGMICLNGAAARCVSQGDKIIIMCYAELTPEEAKEHKPKVVFVDDNNKITRLTSYEKHGRLEDM; translated from the coding sequence ATGAAGCTTACTATGTTAAAAGGAAAGATCCACAGGGCAACGGTCAGGCAGGCGGAGCTTGACTATGTGGGCAGCATTACTGTGGACCCAGAACTTCTAGATGCGGCAGGTATTCTGGAATATGAAAAGGTAGCCATCGTTGATATCAACAACGGGAGCAGGTTTGAAACCTATACCATCGCCGGAGAGCCGGGAAGCGGGATGATCTGCCTGAACGGGGCGGCGGCCCGTTGCGTTTCCCAGGGAGACAAGATCATCATTATGTGCTATGCTGAGTTGACACCGGAAGAAGCGAAAGAACACAAACCAAAAGTGGTATTTGTGGACGACAACAATAAGATCACCCGTCTGACCAGCTATGAAAAGCATGGCCGGCTGGAGGATATGTAG
- a CDS encoding class I SAM-dependent methyltransferase, with amino-acid sequence MKDVKERSAKIYNKKAEKYEKTISGKMSVSLEQEMIKKICVRDNDKILDVGCGTGTLLSGLTRWRNAEGYGVDVSEEMIRRASADFPDLHFQVASSDDLDFEDNTFRIITVCSAFHHFPNQAEFIQKAARLLTPGGRLYIGVVAFPELIRISGNIADKVLPSCKVKRPSTHEILGMFKAAGLTKFRVHKLKKLLMISAKKPESEALPSEA; translated from the coding sequence ATGAAAGATGTAAAAGAACGTTCTGCAAAGATTTACAATAAAAAAGCTGAAAAATATGAGAAGACCATCAGCGGCAAGATGTCTGTTTCCCTGGAGCAGGAAATGATCAAAAAGATCTGCGTTCGGGACAACGACAAGATACTGGATGTAGGCTGCGGCACAGGAACCCTGCTGTCCGGTCTGACGCGCTGGAGAAATGCCGAGGGGTACGGAGTGGATGTTTCTGAGGAGATGATCCGCAGAGCCAGCGCCGACTTCCCGGATCTGCATTTCCAGGTGGCAAGCAGCGATGATCTGGATTTTGAAGACAACACGTTCCGTATCATCACCGTGTGCAGTGCATTCCACCATTTCCCCAACCAGGCGGAATTCATCCAGAAAGCTGCCAGACTGCTGACCCCGGGAGGACGTCTCTATATCGGTGTCGTGGCCTTCCCCGAGCTCATAAGGATTTCCGGGAACATTGCGGACAAGGTACTTCCGTCCTGTAAGGTCAAACGGCCATCTACCCATGAGATCCTGGGTATGTTTAAAGCTGCCGGACTCACAAAGTTCCGGGTACATAAACTAAAAAAACTGCTCATGATCTCGGCAAAAAAGCCGGAATCCGAGGCTTTGCCTTCTGAGGCATAA
- the coaBC gene encoding bifunctional phosphopantothenoylcysteine decarboxylase/phosphopantothenate--cysteine ligase CoaBC gives MLSGKTIVLGVTGSVAAYKMANMASMLIKRGCEVHVIMTENATNFINPIAFESLTNTKCLVETFDRNFQFHVAHVSLAKKADLMLIAPASANVIGKIAGGIADDMLTTTVMACKSPVLIAPAMNTNMYENPILQDNLEKLRTYGYTVIEPASGHLACGDTGAGKMPSEEILMAYIERAVGRPKDLAGKKVLVTAGPTREAICPVRYITNHSTGKMGYALAKTAMLRGADVTLVTGPVEMEPPMFVKTVPVVSASDMYDAVMARKKDQDIIIKSAAVADYTPAQVSDEKIKKSDTDMSIPLVRTKDILQELGHTKEEGQFICGFSMETQNMLENSRKKLEKKQIDMIVANNLKESGAGFGTDTNVVTLITREQEKQLPIMSKEAVADAILDFIKTS, from the coding sequence ATGCTGAGTGGAAAAACAATTGTCCTGGGCGTCACAGGCAGTGTGGCGGCCTACAAAATGGCGAATATGGCGAGTATGCTCATAAAAAGAGGATGCGAAGTCCATGTCATCATGACAGAAAATGCGACGAATTTTATCAATCCCATCGCATTTGAATCACTGACCAACACCAAATGCCTGGTGGAGACTTTTGACCGGAATTTTCAATTTCATGTGGCCCATGTGTCTCTGGCAAAGAAGGCGGACCTGATGCTGATCGCCCCGGCTTCTGCCAATGTCATCGGGAAGATCGCAGGAGGCATCGCCGATGATATGCTGACCACGACAGTGATGGCGTGCAAGAGCCCGGTACTGATTGCTCCGGCCATGAATACAAATATGTATGAAAACCCGATCCTGCAGGATAATCTTGAGAAACTCAGGACCTACGGCTACACGGTCATTGAACCAGCCAGCGGACATCTGGCCTGCGGTGATACCGGCGCCGGCAAGATGCCGTCGGAAGAAATTCTTATGGCCTATATAGAACGGGCGGTGGGACGACCGAAGGACCTTGCGGGAAAGAAGGTCCTGGTCACGGCAGGACCCACAAGGGAAGCAATCTGCCCGGTACGCTATATTACCAACCATTCCACGGGAAAGATGGGGTACGCATTGGCAAAGACAGCCATGCTCCGGGGAGCGGATGTGACTCTGGTCACAGGTCCTGTAGAGATGGAACCTCCGATGTTTGTAAAAACAGTCCCGGTTGTGAGCGCATCGGATATGTATGACGCTGTCATGGCAAGAAAAAAGGACCAGGATATCATCATAAAGTCCGCTGCTGTGGCAGACTACACACCTGCCCAGGTAAGTGATGAAAAAATAAAGAAAAGCGATACGGATATGTCGATCCCGCTCGTGCGGACAAAGGATATCCTGCAGGAGCTTGGGCATACCAAAGAAGAAGGCCAGTTTATCTGCGGATTTTCAATGGAGACCCAGAATATGCTGGAGAATTCCAGAAAGAAACTGGAGAAGAAGCAGATCGATATGATCGTTGCCAACAATTTAAAAGAGTCCGGCGCCGGCTTCGGCACAGACACCAATGTGGTGACTTTGATCACCAGAGAGCAGGAGAAACAGCTTCCTATCATGTCCAAAGAGGCAGTGGCGGATGCAATTTTAGATTTTATTAAAACTTCATAA
- the pflA gene encoding pyruvate formate-lyase-activating protein codes for MIVGHIHSMESMGLVDGPGIRTVIFFQGCALRCKFCHNPDTWEFTGGEELTPEALVKKISRFKPYFKQNGGVTFSGGEPLMQPEFLLETLKLCKQEEIHTCIDTAGVGQGNYDEILSYTDLVLLDLKEITKPAYESMTGRPMDRFDEFLEALKRNGTKIWIRHVVVPGLTDSEEHMRELKAYIDRIPNVEKVELLPYHLLGINKYEVMNLSYPLSNVPAMDKEQTRHFQETYFNQYGGKQC; via the coding sequence ATGATTGTTGGACACATCCATTCCATGGAATCCATGGGATTAGTCGATGGCCCCGGCATCCGCACCGTGATCTTTTTTCAGGGCTGTGCCCTCCGGTGTAAGTTCTGTCACAACCCAGACACCTGGGAATTTACAGGTGGTGAAGAACTGACCCCGGAAGCGCTGGTCAAAAAGATCTCCCGCTTCAAACCGTACTTTAAGCAGAACGGCGGAGTAACCTTTTCGGGTGGAGAGCCGCTGATGCAGCCGGAGTTTTTACTGGAAACATTAAAACTCTGCAAACAGGAAGAAATTCATACATGCATTGACACCGCCGGCGTTGGACAGGGAAATTACGACGAGATTCTTTCTTACACAGATCTTGTACTTCTGGATCTCAAAGAAATAACAAAACCGGCATACGAGTCTATGACCGGAAGGCCTATGGACCGTTTTGATGAATTTTTAGAGGCATTAAAACGAAACGGCACAAAGATCTGGATCCGGCATGTAGTGGTTCCGGGGCTTACGGACAGCGAAGAACACATGAGGGAATTAAAAGCATACATAGACCGAATACCCAACGTGGAAAAGGTAGAACTGCTTCCCTATCATTTGCTCGGCATCAATAAATATGAGGTGATGAATCTTTCTTATCCTCTCTCAAATGTTCCGGCAATGGACAAGGAACAAACCAGACACTTTCAGGAAACCTATTTTAATCAATATGGAGGAAAACAATGTTAA
- a CDS encoding biotin transporter BioY: METRWIVLCGMFAALTAAGAFIQIPVPFMDYFTLQFLFVLLAGMLLGPRYGSISMGIYVLVGLAGVPVFAAGGGIQYMLRPSFGYLIGFIAGAWITGILCGRQRREGLRAYLPAAFAGMAVTYLIGFSYKYMILNTYLGQKTPFAAVILSAFPLDLPGDALLCVAASAFAERVKAYLGTDLLGEGHRV; this comes from the coding sequence ATGGAAACCCGATGGATTGTGTTGTGCGGTATGTTTGCTGCCCTGACTGCGGCTGGAGCATTCATTCAGATCCCGGTGCCGTTTATGGACTATTTTACTCTTCAATTTTTATTTGTACTGCTTGCAGGGATGCTTCTCGGCCCAAGGTACGGGAGTATTTCTATGGGAATTTATGTCCTTGTGGGACTTGCCGGGGTTCCTGTTTTTGCGGCGGGAGGAGGCATACAGTATATGCTGCGGCCAAGCTTTGGATATCTCATTGGATTTATTGCCGGGGCCTGGATCACGGGAATTCTTTGCGGCAGGCAAAGGAGGGAGGGACTCAGAGCATATTTGCCTGCTGCTTTCGCAGGGATGGCTGTTACCTACTTGATCGGATTCAGTTATAAGTATATGATTTTGAATACATATTTAGGGCAGAAAACACCATTTGCTGCTGTGATACTGTCTGCATTTCCCCTGGATCTGCCGGGAGATGCATTGCTGTGTGTGGCCGCCTCTGCATTTGCAGAAAGGGTAAAAGCATACCTGGGCACAGACCTGTTAGGGGAGGGCCATAGAGTATGA
- a CDS encoding Rossmann-like and DUF2520 domain-containing protein has translation MKAGFIGAGKAGCSLGRYFVHFGIPVVGYLSRSGESARQAAKETGTIHFDTFDKLLSMCDVLFITVPDSQIAGVWEQLRTFPVREKFICHCSGSLSSAIFSEITEAGAYGYSIHPMFPFNSKTTSYEELSKALFTLEGEQAHKDQMLSFLSPLPNRIVEIQAEKKVRYHAAAVMASNQMAALMNQALNLLQDCGFTPQEGLAALAPLVRQNLENILDSGPKEALTGPVERNDVSTVTRHLGALSGEEKEIYVPLCRELVRIAKDRHPSRSYEHMERILEEEH, from the coding sequence ATGAAAGCAGGATTTATCGGAGCAGGCAAAGCAGGCTGTTCCTTAGGCAGGTATTTCGTACATTTTGGTATCCCGGTAGTGGGGTACTTAAGCCGCAGCGGGGAGTCAGCCCGACAGGCGGCCAAAGAAACAGGCACAATACATTTTGATACGTTTGACAAATTATTATCAATGTGTGATGTTCTTTTCATTACGGTTCCCGACAGCCAGATCGCAGGCGTGTGGGAACAGCTCAGAACTTTTCCGGTCCGGGAAAAGTTTATCTGTCACTGCAGCGGATCTCTAAGTTCCGCTATTTTCTCTGAAATAACCGAAGCAGGGGCTTACGGCTATTCTATCCATCCAATGTTTCCATTTAACAGTAAAACAACTTCATATGAAGAACTCAGCAAGGCTTTATTTACTCTGGAAGGTGAGCAGGCGCACAAGGATCAGATGCTTTCTTTTTTGAGTCCGCTTCCCAACCGGATTGTAGAGATCCAGGCGGAGAAGAAGGTCCGTTATCATGCAGCGGCAGTTATGGCATCCAATCAGATGGCAGCCCTGATGAACCAGGCTTTGAACCTTTTACAAGACTGTGGTTTTACCCCGCAGGAAGGGCTTGCCGCCCTTGCACCTTTAGTACGGCAGAATCTTGAGAATATTCTTGATTCAGGCCCCAAAGAGGCTCTGACAGGCCCGGTGGAGCGCAATGATGTATCCACGGTGACGAGACATTTGGGTGCCCTGTCCGGGGAGGAAAAGGAGATCTATGTTCCTCTTTGCAGGGAATTGGTCAGGATTGCAAAAGACAGGCATCCGTCCAGGAGTTATGAACATATGGAGAGAATATTGGAGGAAGAACATTGA
- the spoIIR gene encoding stage II sporulation protein R, which yields MKKKSKIWMLFLAAAVILGAVWSKGKDDRVNENIKQKVVRFHIRANSDSKKDQAEKLLVRDQVVKYLKPYMEHAKTKEEAEKVLASKKQEIAKVAKTTLKKNGRELPVKVYMTREEFPQKDYGSYVFPKGTYDALRIDLGDAAGHNWWCVMFPDLCITKESEAAKDKKTRKKLEQQVGEKGVKKLEKKKKKLPWFLQWLE from the coding sequence ATGAAGAAAAAATCAAAGATCTGGATGCTGTTCCTGGCCGCTGCCGTGATCCTCGGCGCTGTATGGTCAAAAGGAAAAGATGACAGAGTGAATGAAAATATAAAGCAGAAAGTTGTGCGATTCCATATCCGCGCAAACAGCGACAGCAAAAAAGACCAGGCTGAAAAGCTGCTGGTCCGGGATCAGGTCGTAAAGTATTTAAAGCCGTATATGGAACATGCAAAGACAAAGGAAGAAGCCGAGAAAGTATTGGCCAGCAAGAAACAGGAAATTGCAAAAGTGGCTAAGACTACATTAAAGAAAAACGGAAGGGAGCTCCCGGTGAAAGTGTATATGACCAGAGAAGAATTCCCCCAAAAAGATTACGGAAGCTATGTTTTTCCAAAAGGTACTTACGATGCGCTGAGAATCGATCTTGGAGATGCTGCAGGCCATAACTGGTGGTGCGTGATGTTTCCGGATCTCTGCATTACAAAGGAGAGTGAGGCAGCCAAAGACAAAAAGACCAGAAAAAAACTGGAGCAACAGGTGGGGGAAAAAGGAGTGAAGAAGCTGGAGAAGAAAAAAAAGAAGCTGCCATGGTTTTTGCAGTGGCTGGAGTGA
- the panB gene encoding 3-methyl-2-oxobutanoate hydroxymethyltransferase yields the protein MKNTVSTFQKMKDNGEKISMLTAYDYSTAKLFDEAGIHSILVGDSLGMVMLGYDTTIPVTVDDMIHHGAAVARGAKNALVVVDMPFMSYQTSVYDAVVNAGRIMKETEATAVKLEGGKDVCPHIEAIVKASIPVVAHIGLTPQSVNAFGGFKVQGKSEEAAKKLLEDALAVETAGAFAVVLECVPAKLAALISEKLHIPTIGIGAGAGCDGQVLVYQDMLNMYGDFVPKFVKQFGNVGPAMKEAVVEYIKAVGDGTFPEERHTFAISDDVIEKLY from the coding sequence TTGAAGAACACAGTCAGTACATTTCAGAAGATGAAAGACAATGGGGAGAAGATCTCCATGCTCACAGCCTATGACTATTCTACGGCAAAGTTGTTTGACGAGGCAGGCATCCACTCTATTCTTGTGGGAGACTCTCTCGGAATGGTCATGCTTGGCTACGATACGACGATCCCGGTCACTGTGGATGACATGATCCATCACGGGGCTGCAGTGGCAAGAGGTGCGAAGAACGCCCTTGTGGTAGTAGATATGCCGTTTATGTCCTATCAGACCTCAGTCTATGATGCCGTGGTAAATGCGGGAAGGATTATGAAAGAGACAGAGGCCACAGCAGTAAAGCTGGAGGGAGGAAAGGATGTATGCCCGCACATTGAAGCCATTGTGAAGGCATCGATCCCGGTCGTGGCGCACATAGGGCTGACCCCTCAATCTGTCAATGCTTTCGGAGGCTTTAAGGTACAGGGAAAGAGTGAAGAGGCAGCCAAAAAGCTTCTGGAAGACGCCCTCGCAGTTGAGACAGCCGGAGCATTTGCGGTGGTGCTGGAATGTGTTCCTGCAAAGCTTGCCGCACTTATCTCAGAGAAACTTCATATTCCGACCATCGGTATCGGAGCCGGGGCCGGATGTGACGGGCAGGTCCTTGTCTATCAGGATATGCTGAACATGTACGGGGATTTTGTTCCGAAGTTTGTGAAGCAGTTCGGTAATGTAGGGCCGGCTATGAAGGAAGCAGTAGTGGAATATATCAAGGCCGTTGGGGACGGGACATTCCCGGAGGAACGGCATACATTTGCCATCAGCGATGATGTGATAGAAAAGTTGTATTAA